One stretch of Eupeodes corollae chromosome 2, idEupCoro1.1, whole genome shotgun sequence DNA includes these proteins:
- the LOC129945837 gene encoding protein trapped in endoderm-1 produces the protein MERDVVFPHSATLFAAICACIFSVIGVLGNLITILALLKCPKMRGHATTAFVLSLCISDLLFCSFSLPLTAVRYFQEAWTLGDTLCRIFPVIFYGNVAVSLLSMVGITLNRYILIACHRLYSQIYRPTFIVLQLLFVWMFSFLMLLPPLLGIWGEMGLDEATFSCTILKKNGKSIKKTLFLFGILLPCIIITVSYLCIYFKVRKQKQKMKAHRSFQKPSKESMSTARKSRDDNRLSVMMVTIFVCFIACFLPLMLANVIDEHNKSYPWLHIIASVMAWASSVINPFIYAASNRNYRVAYFKVFALLKFWGEPLSPMPSKSYQPSKISRDQSAGMRSTPLFHEVQTNNSDNNQLCQPNSI, from the exons ATGGAACGGGATGTGGTGTTTCCACATTCGGCAACGTTATTTGCAGCGATATGTGCGTGCATTTTTTCCGTTATTGGAGTTCTCG GCAACTTGATAACAATACTGGCTCTACTGAAATGCCCGAAAATGCGAGGTCACGCAACAACAGCCTTTGTCCTTTCACTTTGCATATCAGATTTACTCTTTTGTTCATTTAGTCTGCCACTTACCGCTGTGCGGTATTTTCAAGAG gCATGGACACTTGGAGACACACTTTGTAGGATATTTCCGGTTATATTTTATGGCAATGTTGCAGTGTCATTATTGAGTATGGTTGGAATAACATTAAATCG atatatCCTCATCGCATGTCATAGACTATATTCCCAAATTTATAGGCCAACATTTATAGTCCTGCAGCTTCTATTTGTTTggatgttttcttttcttatgctg CTTCCACCATTATTGGGTATATGGGGTGAAATGGGACTTGACGAAGCAACATTCTCTTGTACAATccttaagaaaaatggaaaatccaTTAAGAAAACTCTATTCCTTTTTGGAATTCTACTTCCGTGTATTATTATCACCGTCTCCTATTTGTGCATTTATTTCAAagttcgaaaacaaaaacaaaaaatgaaagctCACAG ATCATTCCAAAAGCCGTCAAAAGAATCAATGTCAACGGCACGCAAGAGTCGCGATGACAATAGACTGTCCGTGATGATGGTCACGATATTCGTTTGCTTTATTGCATGTTTCTTGCCACTCATGCTGGCCAATGTTATCGATGAACATAATAAGTCTTACCCTTGGTTGCATATAATTGCCTCGGTCATGGCCTGGGCTTCCAGTGTTATAAATCCATTTATATATGCAGCGAGCAATAGAAATTACAG AGTTGCCTATTTCAAAGTGTTCGCTTTGCTGAAGTTCTGGGGTGAACCTCTGTCACCGATGCCAAGTAAATCATATCAACCGAGTAAAATTTCCCGAGACCAGTCTGCAGGCATGCGAAGCACGCCTCTATTCCATGAAGTTCAGACGAACAATAGTGATAATAACCAATTATGCCAACCGAACTCAATATGA